Within Bactrocera oleae isolate idBacOlea1 chromosome 6, idBacOlea1, whole genome shotgun sequence, the genomic segment ATGTACATATCTAGTCAGCCGACACCAGACTAGTTTtggtaaaaattatttgaaaattaaagtgaaacttagataaaaaaatattaattttgcaaaacaaacagCAAAAATTGCAATGTTGCAAATGCAACTAAGCATAAATTAATTGCATATGCATGCGtaataactaaaacaaaaaaaaaattatttatacaaactctgctttacatgtatttgtgcacatatatatattttgtgagaGCAATGCAACTTGTTTAACGCAAATGGGTGTATAACTAAAATTGTCAACGTGGCACTTGCACTTTGTGGCAGCGCGCAATGTTTTGTATATTCGTTGTAAGCTGCAAAATTTATAAGACTTCTACACCAAACAAAATACACtttaatcaaaaaacaaaaaaaaaaaggaaactaCATTTTAAGAGCAGTGCTGTTAAAttactaatattaaaaataatgctGAAAATGCGAAAcataagttttatttataaataaaaatgtttattaaattaagtttgtgtatgtgtgtgtgcgcgtgtttAGCTTTAATGtttatagttatataatatataaaatgtaaaaaaccaCAAGTGAGGAGATGTTCAGGCTGAGTTTTGCgcgtgcgagtgtgtgtgtgtgtgactgtgTGCGCGTGAGTGTACTATCatatctattaaatatatagttaaaaataaattacatatgtacatatatatatatgtatatataaatgcaactGCTAATTTAATAGCtgcacaaatttatttaaaatacgaaaacaacataaatgcataaaaaaaattatataaaaaaaattaataataattattgaaaaaaagtgttgtatttaattattaatatatatgtgcgAGTATGTGTAAATAGAAAATAGTAACtattacaatttaaaacaaCACATATAACTACATCAAGTAAAAGTAAAAGCTAGTTAAGTTTTTGTAACAATTACAACTAGCGCTCTAACTAAGCAAACAAGTGCTGCAACTGTTAGTAGAAATGCACGGCGCAGCGTAGCGTGAGACCCTGCCATGAAACGCTGCGCGCGGCAATTCACGCGGTTGCGCTTTGCATGTAGACCTATGCAGCCGTGCAAGTGCCGTTATCAAAGTGAGAggacaaatttaaaatgaatgtTATTAGcgaatcacatacatatgtatgtatgtacataaaagcgaaaataaactaaatatttataaactttaaccaaaaatgcattaaaaaaactgaaaaaaaacaaaaacaattgcatGAAATGGCAAAATGTTGTATATGCGCAAAATGCTTTCAAACGCTACAACTGAGTTGCGCATGCGCAATAAAATTGTTGGCATGTGACAACATTATTAACTTAAATAGCGCTGCACAACTTAGGCTTGCGTTACTACGTAACCGCGTAGTTGCCAAGTTAATTTCTTAGCCTGTTGCTCTTTATGTGTCCATGCATTAGTCACTTTGCGCACAATGTAaatgttgtatatttttttttttgtatttataaaaagtatgctaaacaaaatatagaatatatagtgacaaatataaataattagtatattttgtatgtatgtatgaaaatgtatattattgttttcTAGTTTTAGTAAATGCTGCAAAGAAAATTGTTGCATCTAAACAAGCGAAATcacgaaacaaaaacaaaaataagcaaaaaacaaaaatacacataaaagtaaaaataaataaataaaagtaaatgcgCAAAATATAGCAAGAAATGCAAAGGAAAACTATTCTACATGTATTgtctgttgttgtagttattagCTGTTTATGTACacaattgtaattaatttaataaattgccaACCTTCAGCTTCCTAAAACACATAATCAGAATCaagaaatgtaataaatatctatacaaaaacaaacaaaaaataaaaataaaaacaaaaacatgtttACAAACGTAActacctaaaaatatttaataatgtacATTAACAATAGCGCAAGGTAAACtctattatatattgtatattgcatatgtatgtgtatgtgaagcGCACAGCAGAAAACAAAGTGAGTTactagtaaataattaaaactatatataaattcatGTTGAagcagcaaaatataaaaataaaacattaattgccatattaaaaataattaatttaaacaactgtaaaaaaaaataaataaataaataaaaaatgagttgaatAAAAGTGAAGTATTCTTGCTGAGCTCTTGCATTGAGAATTGTTGGGTTTATTTTGTCTACCAGCTGGCTTTGGTTGCACTGCACATAGTTGAATTTCAAACCTTACTTCTGAAAGCGTGCAGGTTTCCAAGCTCCACATCAGCTTCAAaaatttgcaattgcatttgcgGTAAATCTAGACTTCTGCGTTAAATTCGAATCTCTAGACGGACGCATCTGTGCAACCATTTAACTGCAATATTTACGGAGATTGGCTGCTGCAATCAATGTTGGTTTTCCAAGCAGATTGGAGCGATAGATCTTGtagttatgtaaaaaaaattgtataaaacatCAATACTGCAAACACATATTGATTTAAGGTGGcatactagggtggagcgaaacaaattttttttttacttagccTAAAGGTCAAATTTGTAgtttataaaaaacgaaaatttttggaaaaaaaatttttaacatcttacttttaaagtaaagtttcgagttaaaatttttatttcgtaaaaaaaattttggataagtgttctagaagccgTGTAGAGTCCACTTGCTAGCCATTTAAAAGTTATCTACTTAAAAAAGTTGTTTGTGGTagttattggagtttaaaaaaaaagtcttaaacgacaacatgctttctttaagccttaaaataaattttgagtcaaatccggtaatttttatataaatgtgaagaaatgtgtaaatttttttttcgctccccCCTACTGCTTACCAGGGTGCCGGTTATTTTccaaatcgatattttttgcaaacaccacctgaagtttcagtttttggcaaaaaaacaaACGGCCCTATTTCCGTtgtcatttttgttttaaaatgaaGTAAGAACGACTATATAACTTTTCTGTTGGCGTTATcgacatttatcgaaaataaattgGTATTCTTTTATTCCATTTAGAAACAGTCGATCTTTGTCGTTGTAGTGATTGAGAGCGAGATAGAAACGAGCGCGATTATTTGAAGTGAATATAATGATTTGAATATGAATTATTGTTGGAAAAAAACTCTGCGTATGCCAAAGGTTTAAGCAAGAGATAAACTCAttgaatttcgatattttttggaGGGCTATTTCAAAAAGAATCATCATTAATGCATCTTCGGCGAAGACGGTtggcataaattaaataaaattgcatttttatttctgtGAAAGTGTTtagcacttatgtatgtatatatttgaggtATGGAAGGatgcaaaattcaaaataaagaaaaaatggtAAACAACAAATCCGATGCAAGAGCCACATGAGGaggagttattattattattattgtcttatttataatgtacttaaattcacaaaatcgtTCAAATAATTTCTTCAAAACAACAAATTACAGCGTCTGATGCAAGGGCGCTATTGATCTGGATTGTCGAACTAGTCTTTCAGcgcttgagatatcgatctgaaactttccacacgttcttttctccttaagacgctgctcatttgtcggaaccgccgatatcactcccttaaaagttatacgcaattaaaataagaaatcaaATGTGCTgagaatttggaaaaaaaaaactaaaacaaaaacaaaaatcaacttGGGAAGTAATGAGCACCCAATTAACTTTAGCTTTAACTGTAgttgacataaaaaattaatcaacacttcgaattttgtaatttaatgtacAAGGTAtctttattatgtatgtatgtatgtatgtaggtatgtacatatatttatgtatacagttcGCTACCAAAAACATATTATTACTTAAAACTAGATCTTTATACACATTTACGACTCGTGTTCAGAATTTCGTTTACTTCATAACCAAAAAACATTCATCAGACGCGCGTCTCATAAACACAACTGTAAGGCGGTaagaaagaaaaacgaaaaagagaggaaaatataaagaaaaggtGAGAAAAATTCTGAATTTCATTTAACTAcaacattttattacattttatttgtataacggtatttttacattaaatacaCAGCTTATTCAGTTGCAAAAGCTTTATGCTCGATTaacaaaactaacaaaatattaagtgtgaactaatatgtatgtatgtatgtatgtatgtatgtatgcatataataaatgTGTAATAAATTTGCTTTCTTTCGTAGACAAATGTACGAACTGCCGAACTTTAGTATGAATTTGTAAATGAGTTAACAACAAAATGTTATAAGAATTTGCAAAGCTTTTGTGTTGTTTAGAAATTGCACGAGTGATTTcaggtaagtatgtatgtatgcaatattGTTCAGGTTACTTTTAAGTTAGTAGTTGGTTTAGGAGCTGCTTCAGGTGGCAAACAATATTAACGGTACATACAGTAAAAAGAGCAAATGCTTTAGCAATGGAATGAGCGGAAGAGAGAATAACTAAGGTCAATGTTAGTATGAGAAATGCACAAACCCTTAAGGAGAGGAGTTtgctgttttgaaaaataacaaCACAATAATCAATACAaacgaaaattataaattttcttaccTAACCAGAAAAAAGGTGATAGTTTTAGCAgcaagtaatttatttttgcatctAAAAGCGAGCTGCAGCAGTCCATATCAACTGcgctaataatgaaaattcctGCTTTATCAAAAATGTATAACAACCACGCAATCTTATGttttaatatcaaatttttatgCGTGCATCTTAGTATGTGTTTAATTATTGTCAGCGTTTTTCAACTTTTCTCACACGAAAAAGAGTGtaatgcatacttttaggcgcttaaCCACTACTTTcaactataataacaaagttttttgtttttagaaattttgcgtcgaatctatttctattattttttttttttttgtttttttgccaatatacaacaatatacaaacaatattttctttggttttaaaaatttacttgtaACTTTCTCAGtaaaaagaatttgttttttcaaGCACTAAAACTAACAAAACAGGCGTAAGGTATTTTTGCCAGCATTTTGTAAATCTACATGGCAATACAGTGTACTTTTTAGAAGCTTTAAGACAACAgcaattatttaaacaaaactaaaagctgtttattgaattattattcatacttttactaattttaagaCGCATTACATGTGCCTATATAGGCGTTACTTTAGTCCCTGAtactatatttacaaatatatattctaaCATATCCACAACTTTGAAACTAGAACTAAGCAGTTCGCTCTGCATTAAATGACATGCCACAGCTGTTCGAAATGCAACTTTGTGAATTCTAGTAATGAGTTACAAATGTAACGAGTATGAGACACATACTTAAATGACATCGCAGCTGTAAATGCAAAAACGATCAAtcgtattttgtaaaaaaaaaataactttcaaataaaCAGAATTGCACGTTCAACTAAGcgttattaacaaaaaagaaaaaaatatactaaataactaaaataacaataaaaataatattaatatacaattagatcAATGCATGCGATCAAAAATGCCTGCGAATATAGCAGCACAGCTCAGCAGCGTTGGCGTTACAGCATACATTCCAAGCGTCAGCGTTCGTTAACAGTTCGTTCGTCGCATTCGTCAGTACAGTATCAATTTAGTGTACATCATCAATATCGTTATCATTAACATTCAATCACTTGATAATACTCGTTAGACTGGTGTACCCTGAGGGGCCATTGCTGCCACCAGCACTGCCGCTGCCCACCCGACAACGCCCACAGCAACAAACTTGGCGTAGCACTTCCAGTACACCGTTCCCATCAAAGTCATCCATGTTACTCATAAACACACCTGACGTTAAGTCCTCCTCTGTGCGCGTTCCCACAAATGCCTTTAGATCTGAAATCGGAAAGCCATCACGATAATAACACTTGATCGTGTCATAGGCATCCATGATGACCGAGATGAATAGCGACAACACAACGTAGATGTACAACGAGATGAAGGAGTACAGGTAGATTTGACAGAACCACCACAGCCAATCGGCCTTGGATGAGAGCGTTGCGAAGGTGGCGAACATATCGTCACCATTAATTAACGAGAACAGACACTCCGAGGTCGTGGCGAGCGAACGGAACTTCATGTGGTATGGACCGAGTATAAGCCAACCGCAGAATGTGAAGCCGGCATAGATGAGCAGCGCTGCGAGTAGGAAGCGTAGTATCTTGGGCGCGGCACGTTTTAACGTCAATATGACCACGTTGTATGTCTTGAAGAAGCCCAGATAACGCAACACGCCGAACCACACAAGCAGATTGCCTACGCCCAGGAAGAGTGAGCAGGTGTCCCACTGATCAACGACAAGGAATTTCCGTTCGATTTGCTCTTTCAGTGACGAACCGATTATGAGCAGCAAGTCATTGATGATGATCATCACATACCtagacaaaaataattataatataagaaaaGAACGTTTACTGTTTTCGTAGCAACTCACCAAAAGTTCACAAACTCCATGCGCCCCTCGAAGCTCAGCTCTTTGTGGAAATGCATGCGAAAGAAGTTCACCGTCTGGCAGCGCAGCAAATAGGCACGATAGAGCGCGCGCGAGCACAGCGCGAAGGACAGCAGGCACACCAACAACACTAGTATATTCAACATGCTACGCAAAGCCTCATCGAACTCCGCGCTCGAAATGAATTCGATGTCACCTCTGCAGCGCAAGCGTTGCGCATCCGCATCGAGCGATAGCAGCATTTGGCCGTCGTGATCGCGGTTGTCGAAGAAAATCGTCACATCGAACTTGAAACAATCGGGCGCAGATAGCGGACCACCGTACGCCTTAAAATTCACCGTTTTAATGGCGAACACCAAAGACGCTTTCACCAGCGACGAGAAGCTCACCTCAACGCCATTCTGCTTGAGGTACGCCTGTACCCCGAGCGTTGTCACATTTGGCGGTAAATACAAACAGAACTCGGTTATGTCGGGATTGAAGATGTACGACTCATTGAAGCCGAATATTGTGCCCTCGCGATAGTTGTAAAGGCAGAGGTGTAGGGGTGCCATCTCATTGTTTTCGGTCGGGTAATCGTAGGGTCCGATGGAACGACTTATATTGGCATAGCCGCGCACGGCATAATCAATGGTGTTGTAAAAATCGGATTTTTCATACAAGGCGAAAGGGCCGACCGATGGTGGATAGGATTCCACTTCGCGCGAGGAGTCCCAACCGCGCAAGAACAGATGCGAAAAGGCTATGCGATTATCCCAGGTGTAGTTGATGTGATTGTAGCGGGAATGCGCGAAAAGACACAGCTGCATGGTCACCAAGACGATCTTCACCACCTGCaagtagtatataaatataaatatttgtgcatcaataaatattatttaaaagacAGCGATGTGTCAAGATGGTCTGACGTCACTCAAATTTATTCTCAAGCGTACTTTTTTCTACACATTCCTACCAACAACCGCATTCACGATTTTACATATGTtagtgtacgagtatataggtTTATAGTATCGTAGCACACATAGTATCAAAGCATACGGATTTTCAGCTCATTTAATTGATCTGTGAATGCTTTTCATTCAATTAAATCGTTTAATTGTCTCATTTCTCACAAAAGTTATTtaagaacatacatacatatgactatgaGTGTATTGGTGCAACACTATAAGCACAACACAAAATGTATGTGACGCCTACGACTTTCAGATTGAATATTTCTCTAATAAACGattctattatatttagctGAATCCATCTTACACATTGTTACGTAATGAATGAAATATGTTTTGATTCTaaagagaaataaaattatttaacttcaACTCAAGAAAagttgaatatatacatataatacaaaaactaattacaattatttaaattactgAGAAATTTAACGTAATCACAATGATTTATACATCACTCGCTATTAGGCATATCAATTACGATAAGATTTTCTATCAATTTGGCTATTCATTATAAAAGCTTTAGGCAAGGTGTCAGTTCGATGACAAATAGCGCTAATACGTCAATATAATATGGGACTgatactttttgaaaaaagttaaaaataatttattattaagagGTCTTGTGGAATTCAAGAccgatttgcgtagttgtcagaattgcaaaccaattctgattttcaatggtgacacagaatctgattggattttcgtttTTTCGTACATAGACAAAACCAACATTCGCATCAGCTGTTTACGATTGTGCCAAAATaggcaaatgaataaatttggaagcgtttgataaaattaaatttacatttttaaatactgaataaagtatactaaattttacaatgtattccgctattttagctattattttattggaagaaaaaagcaacgaaaaaattaaaagcaaggtgttctagaatctgatagttgccGGAATCCATTGTATAATagcaagtgtgactttagtagtagaatttttgaggcaacccgtaccaagtgcgCCATTTTTGAGTGTGTATTAGGGAAAGTCTTAGgtttggttacttgtagatttatacaatgccgGAATTAGCATtgaaactgataaaaaaaaaatgtagtaggtgtcatgaatcctaatattattggtttgtcgttcgaaacagaaattgtatcgattTTGGGAGTCACGGAAaacaattttatcggttttgttatcagaaacaaaacaAGAAGATATATCGTTATTTCTAcaggggaaaacataagaataaagcacaaaatgtcatatattatgttcgcaccgaattgaaatcctcttgaaaacacaatttgtagattgtggaaccaaagtcgttcttaCCAACATTGtatgttttcgatgagttttcattgacagttcacacatttatttgtttacatttgttacgTACGTTTAGGCCAACGAGAATAGTaagttttagaattttaaatatttgcttacaattattattgtttgtgttATAGAATTCcgagaagaaaattttaattacgaaATTATTGGCTTTGAGAAGCCGGACAAATTTCTTGCGCAATGTTATTGAGTTGATGGAAAAAAAGATGTTTTAacaggatttacaaaacgtaataaacgtaatttcacacccaaatgcgtctctattcagtcgataatgtgatataagtAAATCTATAAAGTAAGCATGTAtccaaacatacaagtaaatgcaaaccaaatttcacatgcgacttgcctggtgcatcaagtggattacaacacaaatctgtcttggattccacaacacccctgattatgTTGAAAtcgaattcatttaattttcgaaCTCTAATTTCCATACTGATAAACTTTTTTCGAAAGGTCGCTTTCATTAGTATCAAAAATACTAGGGTTGTCACATATTTACTTTACTGtctcatttgtatgtatatatttttatacaacacATAAATGCTGGTTCAATTTCTTtatctattttaatttaaaagactTAAAGCattggaaaattattataagcAATTGAAACTATCGCCAAcacatttttaatgaaaaaattataatttaaggaAAATTACTTCAAGTATACTGAAGATAACAGTAAATATCTGATCATTAGAcacaatttaattacaatataaatattatttgaaactcGTGATTCatgtgcgtacatatatacaagcatgTGCATGTTAGTAATTACTAATTAGCTAAAAATAacaatgaaacaagtttatttaACTAATTGTTTATCTTAAACTATTCTAAGACAATTGTCTAACCGTAAAAGAGCGCTGCCGAACAAAGCTAAATGGAGTGCTTGTTTGttgacaataaataaataacatagCGAGATAACGAAAATGCGCATGTAACTGGAAAAATATCTACTTAAACCGAAccttaagttttttataaaaaaaaaaaaaatattttaataacagcCAGTATTTTCGTAGAAAATTAGCACTGACCAGCAAAAGAAGGAACATTTGTACAAAAacgcatataaaatttaaatatagagACAAAATATGACAGCAAGCGCTTACGTagccacacatatgtatgtatgtacatgcgtcTGTACGCCGCGTAGTGGCATGTAGCGTTTAGTCGCATTTGACTCACAAAGATAATGAAGAACAAACTCTACATTTAGTTCACGTTTGCGATCGCCATTACTTGCGCCGCAAGCAAAGTAGTATTTTAGATTAGAAgtgatataaatatttgcacatattCAAAGATTACATACATTtgatgttcttgttgttgtagcggcagaattctacaAATTGATAACACTTAATGCTTGGTAAAATATGGTCTGCATATGCATCACATGACATTAAACTCTGACTACTTGTTTAGGTTGAGTTAGTTTTGAGATTACATGGAGGTTAATTTGTTggaaaaagtttacaaaatacatataatgcTATAAAATCATATTCAATACTTGACTgccattttcactttttaagtaagtt encodes:
- the LOC106623254 gene encoding mucolipin-3 isoform X1, translating into MQSYGGATASAAPQQLPIQEQPQTNLYDATLRNSNVHQQVDHDAGGAGGVIRGGSSRRESSGENSRCESDDDRNQPRSTAAVGGINIAPSTTRNGAEQSGNEQPSGSNNMEGASPMASYNEERMRRKLQFFFMNPIEKWHARRKFPYKFVVQVVKIVLVTMQLCLFAHSRYNHINYTWDNRIAFSHLFLRGWDSSREVESYPPSVGPFALYEKSDFYNTIDYAVRGYANISRSIGPYDYPTENNEMAPLHLCLYNYREGTIFGFNESYIFNPDITEFCLYLPPNVTTLGVQAYLKQNGVEVSFSSLVKASLVFAIKTVNFKAYGGPLSAPDCFKFDVTIFFDNRDHDGQMLLSLDADAQRLRCRGDIEFISSAEFDEALRSMLNILVLLVCLLSFALCSRALYRAYLLRCQTVNFFRMHFHKELSFEGRMEFVNFWYVMIIINDLLLIIGSSLKEQIERKFLVVDQWDTCSLFLGVGNLLVWFGVLRYLGFFKTYNVVILTLKRAAPKILRFLLAALLIYAGFTFCGWLILGPYHMKFRSLATTSECLFSLINGDDMFATFATLSSKADWLWWFCQIYLYSFISLYIYVVLSLFISVIMDAYDTIKCYYRDGFPISDLKAFVGTRTEEDLTSGVFMSNMDDFDGNGVLEVLRQVCCCGRCRVGSGSAGGSNGPSGYTSLTSIIK
- the LOC106623254 gene encoding mucolipin-3 isoform X2; protein product: MQSYGGATASAAPQQLPIQEQPQTNLYDATLRNSNVHQQVDHDAGGAGGVIRGGSSRRESSGENSRCESDDDRNQPRSTAAVGGINIAPSTTRNGAEQSGNEQPSGSNNMEGASPMASYNEERMRRKLQFFFMNPIEKWHARRKFPYKFVVQVVKIVLVTMQLCLFAHSRYNHINYTWDNRIAFSHLFLRGWDSSREVESYPPSVGPFALYEKSDFYNTIDYAVRGYANISRSIGPYDYPTENNEMAPLHLCLYNYREGTIFGFNESYIFNPDITEFCLYLPPNVTTLGVQAYLKQNGVEVSFSSLVKASLVFAIKTVNFKAYGGPLSAPDCFKFDVTIFFDNRDHDGQMLLSLDADAQRLRCRGDIEFISSAEFDEALRSMLNILVLLVCLLSFALCSRALYRAYLLRCQTVNFFRMHFHKELSFEGRMEFVNFWYVMIIINDLLLIIGSSLKEQIERKFLVVDQWDTCSLFLGVGNLLVWFGVLRYLGFFKTYNVVILTLKRAAPKILRFLLAALLIYAGFTFCGWLILGPYHMKFRSLATTSECLFSLINGDDMFATFATLSSKADWLWWFCQIYLYSFISLYIYVVLSLFISVIMDAYDTIKCYYRDGFPISDLKAFVGTRTEEDLTSVVFMRRASDECFLVMK